DNA from Pseudomonas mendocina:
TGACCCCGTCACTTACGAACAACGAGGTTCACACCATGAAACGTACCGCTCTCGCACTGATGGTTCTGCCGCTGCTCAGCACCGCCGCTTTCGCCACTGGTTATACCGGCCCAGGCGCTACCCCGCAGGTCACTACCGTGGCTGCTGCATTGGAAGCTGCTGACGACACCCATGTTGTTCTGGAAGGTCAGATCGTCAAGCGCCTGCAAGATGAACTCTACGAGTTCAAGGACGCCACCGGTACCATCCAGGTCGAAATCGACGACGAAGACTGGCCGGGCCAGAAAGTCTCGGAAACCGCCAAGGTGCGCCTGACCGGTGAAGTCGACAAGGACTTCAACAGCCGCGAGATCGATGTCGATCGCGTTGAGCTGATCAACTGATCGCAATGATCTGCACGCCCGCCGCACTCTCCGTGCGGCGGTTTTTTACGTGGTAGTCAGAGAAAACATCATGCGCCGTCTGCTGACCTTCAACCCCTGGCTCTATCTGTTGTTCTTCCTGCTTCTGGTCGGCGCCGTTCTGGCTCAACAGTATCGCTTGTTCGAGCGCGCCTGGTTTGTCGTCGAGGAGTGGCAGCACAGTGCTCAGTGGCGCGAAC
Protein-coding regions in this window:
- a CDS encoding NirD/YgiW/YdeI family stress tolerance protein; amino-acid sequence: MKRTALALMVLPLLSTAAFATGYTGPGATPQVTTVAAALEAADDTHVVLEGQIVKRLQDELYEFKDATGTIQVEIDDEDWPGQKVSETAKVRLTGEVDKDFNSREIDVDRVELIN